The stretch of DNA ttagataattaaatattcaatcatAATTCAAGCGCAGTTACTACTACgacacattaaaaaaaattacaaaagaaaCAGGTAAACTATCAATTTGTGCAAactcattgaaaataaacgacaaaaattaatcaacaaaaatgacaaaaatcgTGATTTTTGGATCAACCGGTATGACTGGTCTTTGTGCTTTGGAGCATGCtgtaaaaaaaggtaaaaattatttaaacaaaaataaaaaccccaaatataatttagttattaattatcaaattttgttattacatAGATTTACAAGTTAGTGTATTTGTCAGAGACGAATCAAAAATTCCAGAAAATATACGTGGAAAAGTTGAAGCTATTGTTGGTGATGTTACAAATGCTGAACAAGTTGATAAAGCTATTGTTGGCCAAGAGGGTGTTGTCGTTGTTTTAGGAACACGAAATAACTTGAgtatgatttttcttttatcatttaaaaaacttgttatCCTAAGTCAAACATCTTatcttattaaataaataatacattttttttttttctaaggtCCAACAACTGTACTTTCTGATGGCTTGAAGAATATCATTGCCagtatgaagaaaaataatgt from Aphidius gifuensis isolate YNYX2018 linkage group LG4, ASM1490517v1, whole genome shotgun sequence encodes:
- the LOC122854794 gene encoding flavin reductase (NADPH); translation: MTKIVIFGSTGMTGLCALEHAVKKDLQVSVFVRDESKIPENIRGKVEAIVGDVTNAEQVDKAIVGQEGVVVVLGTRNNLSPTTVLSDGLKNIIASMKKNNVEKISVCLSAFLFYEPEKVPAIFKDLNADHQRMFDAIKESGLKWIAVLPPHIGDSPSGKYKIEHDKSPGRGVSKYDLASFLVDTLEQSENYQKVCGIATP